Proteins encoded in a region of the Vitis riparia cultivar Riparia Gloire de Montpellier isolate 1030 unplaced genomic scaffold, EGFV_Vit.rip_1.0 scaffold835_pilon_pilon, whole genome shotgun sequence genome:
- the LOC117910750 gene encoding uncharacterized protein LOC117910750 — protein sequence MQPPHQDSRVNLVQLKADIVKRLGPERSKQYFYYLNRLLALKLTKVEFNKLCFRILGKENVALHNRLICSILRNACHAKSPPAVNDEEAPKSTLTKALNQPVFLNGNVLPLSPKKVRSSIRDRKVGDRPVVILNGKADCASHQLAGTGDSDFSTILENGHFTPVDIQKQLQHHQELIEQSKNDGEVSFHHPAKLSLIKTPPDGPVSVNSKDQNDLVAEGGKEVPSRSLLHAPLGIPFFSVSVGGARKTLPLMSSVRSATSLDSGRLYDIETLRERMQQIATTHGLEGVSVDSANLLNNGLDIYLKGLIRSCMEMVGARYGHDMTKNSSNKQQSGGKLANGVWPGHHYQIQSSCRPLEGMQEGRSCSPVSLLDFKVAMELNPQQLGEDWPLLLEKISTHPFEE from the coding sequence ATGCAACCTCCACATCAAGATTCGCGGGTTAATCTTGTCCAGTTGAAAGCTGATATAGTGAAGAGACTTGGGCCGGAAAGGTCGAAgcagtatttttattatttgaatagaTTATTGGCATTGAAGCTAACCAAGGTTGAGTTTAATAAGCTTTGTTTTAGGATACTAGGGAAAGAGAATGTTGCACTTCACAATAGGCTTATTTGTTCAATCTTGAGAAATGCTTGTCATGCGAAATCGCCACCAGCAGTTAATGATGAAGAAGCTCCAAAGTCTACTCTAACTAAGGCCCTAAACCAGCCTGTATTTTTGAATGGAAATGTCTTGCCATTGTCACCGAAAAAGGTTAGATCATCAATTCGTGATCGTAAAGTCGGGGACCGTCCAGTTGTTATACTGAATGGGAAGGCTGACTGCGCATCTCATCAGCTGGCAGGTACAGGTGACAGTGATTTTTCTACAATATTGGAAAACGGGCATTTCACTCCCGTTGATATTCAGAAGCAGTTGCAGCATCATCAAGAACTGATAGAGCAATCAAAGAATGACGGGGAGGTTTCATTCCATCACCCTGCTAAATTATCACTAATAAAGACACCACCTGATGGTCCAGTTTCTGTAAATAGCAAGGACCAGAATGACCTAGTTGCCGAAGGTGGGAAAGAAGTACCCTCTCGAAGTCTACTCCATGCTCCACTTGGGATTCCATTCTTTTCTGTTAGTGTTGGTGGGGCCCGAAAGACTTTGCCTTTGATGAGCAGTGTTAGATCTGCTACCTCACTTGATAGTGGTAGACTGTACGATATTGAGACGTTAAGGGAACGTATGCAACAGATTGCTACAACACATGGTCTTGAAGGGGTGTCAGTGGACTCTGCTAATTTGTTAAACAATGGTCTGGATATTTACTTGAAGGGTTTAATCAGGTCGTGCATGGAAATGGTAGGTGCAAGATATGGCCATGACATGACGAAGAACAGTTCCAACAAGCAGCAGTCTGGTGGGAAGCTTGCAAATGGTGTGTGGCCAGGTCATCATTATCAGATTCAAAGTAGCTGTAGGCCTTTGGAGGGCATGCAAGAAGGGAGATCCTGTTCCCCAGTATCGTTGCTTGATTTTAAGGTTGCAATGGAACTAAACCCACAGCAGCTTGGAGAAGACTGGCCATTGCTGCTGGAGAAGATATCTACGCATCCATTTGAGGAATAA